The following coding sequences are from one Halorubrum sp. BOL3-1 window:
- a CDS encoding NRDE family protein → MCTLTLAWRTFADGPVALAATRDEALDRPSEPPALRGGDVRYVAPRDAEAGGTWIGVSEGGLAVAVTNRWLDADREGDRSRGLLVRDCLTAASAEDAVRAVERELDERAYDGFNLVLADARAAFLLAYDGGLVVTRLDPGVHVVGNVGGVVNGAERFEIPERRRASGEERADSAGRIAAALAPEPGESGASWLDRASDALADHEYGACLHGDDFGTRSFTRIRTGDDPAVAYADGQPCETPAGPVSLPAGFALSRG, encoded by the coding sequence ATGTGTACGCTGACGCTCGCGTGGCGGACGTTCGCGGACGGGCCCGTCGCGCTCGCGGCCACCCGGGACGAGGCGCTCGACCGCCCCAGCGAGCCGCCCGCCCTTCGGGGCGGTGACGTCCGATACGTGGCTCCGCGCGACGCCGAGGCGGGCGGGACGTGGATCGGCGTCTCGGAGGGCGGACTCGCCGTCGCCGTCACGAACCGGTGGCTCGACGCCGACCGCGAGGGCGACCGGTCGCGGGGGCTGCTCGTCCGGGACTGCCTGACGGCCGCCTCCGCCGAGGACGCCGTGCGAGCGGTCGAGCGCGAGCTCGACGAGCGCGCGTACGACGGGTTCAACCTCGTGCTCGCAGACGCCCGAGCGGCGTTCCTGCTCGCGTACGACGGCGGTCTCGTCGTGACTCGACTCGACCCCGGCGTCCACGTCGTGGGCAACGTCGGCGGCGTGGTCAACGGCGCGGAGCGGTTCGAGATCCCGGAGCGGCGTCGGGCGTCCGGCGAGGAGCGCGCCGACAGCGCCGGGCGAATCGCGGCCGCGCTCGCGCCCGAGCCGGGAGAGTCCGGGGCGTCGTGGCTCGACCGGGCGAGCGACGCCCTCGCGGACCACGAGTACGGCGCCTGTCTCCACGGCGACGACTTCGGCACGCGGTCGTTCACCCGAATTCGGACGGGCGACGACCCCGCCGTCGCGTACGCCGACGGTCAGCCCTGCGAGACGCCCGCCGGACCGGTGTCGCTGCCGGCCGGCTTCGCGCTCTCCCGCGGGTGA
- the cyaB gene encoding class IV adenylate cyclase — translation MYEVEIKVPADLDATRERLREVSAERVAARLQRDTYYDAPHREFSETDEALRIRRETPLSDGVSSAETDRDASATVTYKGPLLDDASKTRAEHETGVDDGEALAAALSGLGFEPAATVEKRREFWSYDGFTVTLDAVTGLDEYVEIEREVDEEREVDAAREAAVEALDRLGLDADDQVRTSYLGLLLAGEDD, via the coding sequence ATGTACGAAGTCGAGATCAAAGTCCCCGCCGACCTCGACGCGACGCGGGAGCGGCTCCGTGAGGTCAGCGCCGAGCGCGTTGCCGCCCGTCTACAGCGCGACACCTACTACGACGCGCCGCACCGCGAGTTCTCCGAGACCGACGAGGCGCTCCGTATCCGGCGCGAAACGCCGCTTTCGGACGGCGTGTCGTCGGCCGAAACCGATCGCGACGCGTCGGCGACGGTCACGTACAAAGGACCGCTCCTCGACGACGCCTCGAAGACGCGCGCCGAACACGAGACGGGCGTCGACGACGGCGAGGCGCTCGCCGCCGCCCTCTCCGGTCTCGGGTTCGAACCGGCCGCGACGGTGGAAAAGCGCCGAGAGTTCTGGTCGTACGACGGGTTCACGGTCACGCTCGACGCGGTCACGGGTCTCGACGAGTACGTCGAGATCGAACGCGAGGTCGACGAGGAGCGCGAGGTCGACGCAGCGCGCGAGGCGGCGGTCGAGGCGCTCGACCGGCTGGGTCTCGACGCGGACGATCAGGTGCGGACCTCCTATCTCGGACTGCTGTTAGCCGGCGAGGACGACTGA
- a CDS encoding proton-conducting transporter membrane subunit, with protein sequence MTDVASLRPLFAVLVSAVAIPVILSLRSRPNVREGVTVVVAATKFALVASMVPGVLAGTTYVTRIGEFGDGVSIALRADALGLLFALLASLLWIVTSFYSIGYMRGLDEHAQTRYFASFAASLASAVGVAFGANLVTLFIFYELLTVSTYPLVTHDESDEARAAGRKYLTYTFGGGVAVLGGTALVYVLTGTTAFTPGGIEALATADPTLARAVFVLLAGGFGVKAALMPVHSWLPDAMVAPTPVSGLLHAVAVVKSGVFGIARVVLDVFGTETMAELGVALPLAAVAAITLLTASVIALRQDNLKRRLAYSTISQLSYIVLGLALLKGDALVGGLLHIPAHAFMKLTLFFCAGAIHVETHTDDISDMAGIGDRMPLTMAAFAVAAAGMAGIPLVAGFVSKWYIVIGALDGGGLVFAAALLVSGVLNIAYFWPIVYQAYFESPEGHDEKPLVTAPIGGRGGPRADGGSVATAEGGAHDAHDVDAHDGHDNPDDDAHDGHDNPDDDAHDGHHGGPPTGGWEVRGWRGAESTWFMLGPILTAASLAVLLGVVPRTVVFLRIVETAVESLPGVVG encoded by the coding sequence ATGACTGACGTCGCCTCCCTTCGACCGTTGTTCGCCGTGCTCGTGTCGGCCGTAGCCATCCCCGTTATCCTCTCGTTGCGGTCGCGACCGAACGTCCGGGAGGGCGTCACCGTGGTCGTGGCCGCGACGAAGTTCGCGCTCGTGGCGAGCATGGTGCCCGGCGTCCTCGCGGGCACCACCTACGTCACCCGGATCGGCGAGTTCGGCGACGGCGTCTCGATCGCGCTCCGCGCGGACGCCCTCGGACTCCTGTTCGCGCTGCTCGCGAGCCTGCTGTGGATCGTCACGAGCTTCTACTCGATCGGGTACATGCGAGGGTTGGACGAACACGCACAGACCCGCTACTTCGCCTCCTTCGCGGCCAGCCTCGCCTCCGCCGTCGGGGTCGCCTTCGGAGCGAATCTGGTGACCCTGTTCATCTTCTACGAACTGCTGACGGTGTCGACGTACCCGCTGGTGACACACGACGAGAGCGACGAGGCGCGCGCAGCCGGCCGGAAGTACCTGACCTACACCTTCGGGGGCGGGGTCGCCGTCCTCGGCGGGACGGCGCTCGTCTACGTCCTGACGGGTACCACGGCGTTCACGCCGGGCGGCATTGAGGCGCTCGCGACCGCGGACCCGACGTTGGCGCGGGCGGTGTTCGTCCTGTTGGCCGGGGGGTTCGGCGTCAAGGCGGCGCTGATGCCAGTCCACTCGTGGCTCCCGGACGCGATGGTCGCGCCGACGCCGGTCTCGGGGCTGCTCCACGCGGTCGCGGTCGTCAAGAGCGGCGTGTTCGGGATCGCTCGCGTCGTCCTCGACGTGTTTGGGACGGAGACGATGGCGGAACTGGGCGTGGCGCTGCCGCTCGCGGCCGTCGCCGCGATCACGCTCCTGACCGCGAGCGTCATCGCGCTCAGACAGGACAACCTCAAGCGGCGGCTGGCGTACTCGACGATCAGCCAACTGTCGTACATCGTCCTCGGTCTCGCCCTGCTCAAGGGCGACGCGCTCGTCGGCGGGCTGCTCCACATCCCCGCCCACGCGTTCATGAAGCTCACGCTGTTCTTCTGTGCGGGCGCCATCCACGTCGAGACCCACACGGACGACATCAGCGACATGGCCGGCATCGGCGACCGGATGCCGCTGACGATGGCCGCCTTCGCCGTCGCCGCCGCGGGGATGGCGGGGATACCCCTGGTCGCCGGGTTCGTCAGCAAGTGGTACATCGTCATCGGCGCGCTGGACGGCGGCGGCCTCGTCTTCGCCGCCGCGCTGCTGGTCTCCGGCGTCCTCAACATCGCGTACTTCTGGCCGATAGTCTACCAGGCGTACTTCGAGTCGCCCGAGGGCCACGACGAGAAGCCGCTCGTGACCGCGCCGATCGGCGGCCGAGGCGGCCCGCGGGCCGACGGGGGTAGCGTCGCTACCGCCGAAGGCGGGGCCCACGACGCCCACGACGTCGACGCTCACGACGGGCACGACAACCCCGACGATGACGCTCACGACGGGCACGACAATCCCGACGATGACGCTCACGACGGGCACCACGGCGGCCCGCCGACCGGCGGCTGGGAGGTGCGCGGCTGGCGAGGCGCGGAAAGCACGTGGTTCATGCTCGGCCCGATCTTGACGGCGGCGAGTCTGGCGGTCCTGCTCGGGGTCGTCCCGCGGACCGTCGTCTTCCTCAGGATCGTCGAGACCGCCGTCGAATCGCTTCCGGGGGTGGTGGGCTGA
- a CDS encoding diphthine--ammonia ligase, with amino-acid sequence MTDWVSLFSGGKDSSWALYRALEEGLDVSRLLTVHPAGDSYMYHTPATELAALAAESVGINLVEVSPDDFGTDDVDDAGAQGDAELEPMEAALRETAAENDVDLAGVTAGAVESEFQTSRIRAMCDRLEIDLFAPLWQRDPVELAAAMFDAGFEIRIVQVAAHGLDESWLGRRYDTDALDDLLALREEYGVHPLGEGGEFETYVVDGPHMDRRIDMTYDAVWEGDRGHVEIRDARLE; translated from the coding sequence ATGACCGACTGGGTGAGCCTCTTTTCCGGCGGAAAAGACTCTTCGTGGGCGTTGTACCGCGCGCTGGAGGAGGGACTCGATGTCTCGCGGCTGTTGACGGTCCACCCCGCCGGCGACTCGTACATGTACCACACGCCGGCGACGGAGCTCGCCGCGCTCGCGGCCGAGAGCGTCGGGATCAACCTCGTCGAGGTGTCGCCCGACGACTTCGGTACCGACGATGTCGACGACGCGGGCGCGCAGGGCGACGCCGAACTGGAGCCGATGGAGGCGGCGCTCCGGGAGACCGCCGCCGAGAACGACGTTGATCTCGCGGGCGTCACCGCCGGCGCGGTCGAGAGCGAGTTCCAGACCAGTCGCATTCGGGCGATGTGCGACCGCCTGGAGATCGACCTGTTCGCGCCGCTGTGGCAGCGGGACCCGGTCGAACTCGCGGCGGCGATGTTCGACGCCGGCTTCGAGATCCGGATCGTTCAGGTGGCGGCGCACGGACTCGACGAGTCGTGGCTCGGGCGGCGCTACGACACCGACGCGCTCGACGACCTGCTCGCGCTCCGCGAGGAGTACGGCGTCCACCCGCTCGGGGAGGGCGGCGAGTTCGAGACGTACGTGGTCGACGGCCCGCACATGGACCGCCGCATCGACATGACGTACGACGCGGTCTGGGAGGGCGACCGCGGCCACGTCGAGATCAGGGACGCGCGGCTGGAGTAG
- a CDS encoding CoA ester lyase, with protein MPRRSLLFSPGDSPELMRKAPASGADVICFDLEDAVAPGRKNEARGAVREVLADSAFDPDAEVCVRLTAESPAVDLDGVLEGDAETGNNGRRESDEGRETDDVRLDAVMLPKVESADRVERVTELCAERGRGPAVFALVETAAGILSARSIAAANATDALVFGAEDLAADVGATRTDEGTEVLYGREHVVLAASAAEVDALDTVYTDFSDDAGLREDAAFARRLGYDGKLAVHPAQVAPITEAFTPDRDDVEWAERVLDARDEAAREGRAVFEVDGEMIDAPLIAQAERILDRAHESDR; from the coding sequence ATGCCACGCCGAAGCCTCCTGTTCTCGCCCGGCGACAGCCCCGAACTCATGCGGAAGGCGCCCGCGAGCGGCGCCGACGTGATCTGTTTCGACCTGGAAGACGCCGTCGCCCCGGGGCGGAAAAACGAGGCGAGGGGGGCGGTTCGGGAGGTCCTCGCGGATTCCGCCTTCGACCCGGACGCAGAGGTGTGCGTCCGGCTGACCGCCGAGTCGCCCGCGGTCGACCTCGACGGCGTGTTGGAGGGCGACGCGGAGACCGGGAACAACGGGCGGAGAGAATCCGACGAGGGGAGGGAGACCGACGACGTCCGGCTCGACGCGGTGATGCTTCCGAAGGTCGAGTCCGCCGACCGCGTCGAGCGGGTCACTGAACTGTGCGCCGAGCGCGGGCGCGGCCCGGCCGTGTTCGCGCTCGTCGAGACCGCGGCTGGGATCCTCTCGGCCCGGTCGATCGCGGCCGCGAACGCGACCGACGCGCTCGTCTTCGGCGCCGAGGACCTCGCGGCCGACGTCGGCGCGACCCGGACCGACGAGGGGACGGAGGTGCTGTACGGCCGGGAACACGTCGTCCTCGCGGCGAGCGCGGCCGAGGTCGACGCGCTCGACACGGTGTACACGGACTTCTCGGACGACGCCGGACTCCGAGAGGACGCGGCGTTCGCCCGGCGGCTCGGCTACGACGGGAAGCTCGCGGTCCACCCGGCGCAGGTGGCGCCGATCACGGAGGCGTTCACCCCGGACCGGGACGACGTCGAGTGGGCGGAGCGCGTCCTCGACGCCCGTGACGAAGCGGCGCGGGAGGGAAGAGCCGTCTTCGAGGTCGACGGGGAGATGATCGACGCGCCGCTGATCGCGCAGGCGGAGCGGATCCTCGACCGAGCGCACGAGAGCGACCGCTAA
- a CDS encoding Na(+)/H(+) antiporter subunit D, which translates to MTSVLTLVPPGPVLLTVAVLIALTSRRAGHALGIFASGAAVAWAWTVPAGAHVRATFLGFEAVLLNVDEFSRLMGLIFAIIGVVAVLYSYASEAESVQTAFAFSYVATSFGAVFAGDWLTLLFFWELMAVTSTLLVWHYRGEAVRAGFRYALLHGLGGTLLMAAVLGNYVAKDTFLFESVPGGPETAGIVAGLPAALAAIGIGVNVGFIGLHAWLPDTYPRPHIAASVFLCVFTTKTGVYGMYRAFPDGHLAIAYMGGGMAVFGATFALFQNDMRRLLSYHIQSQVGYMIAGVGIGTALSQAGAFAHVFNHILYKGLLFMTAGVVIYRTGEENLKKLGGLAREMPLTAAAFTVAALSIAGFPGFNGFVSKGIVISASHYDFAGGPLALGGRTTLEWLLLIGGVGTFMSFIKFGYYAFFHGTSDATVADANRGQSVAMVSVAALCVAFGVFDGALFSILPFDVTTDAVVSHEYVTYTTDHVVEGVALAVLGLIGFAVTKKPLSKLGRVPDVDSLYNPAVFYGTRALVVAVTELYAAVDRAVVELTRVTMGTATDPQAAVQRAGSDVDIRFGIGRSVLVLAVVTAVGLLVLFAV; encoded by the coding sequence ATGACGAGCGTCCTGACTCTCGTCCCGCCCGGGCCGGTCCTCCTTACAGTCGCCGTCCTGATCGCGCTGACGTCCCGGCGCGCCGGTCACGCGCTCGGAATCTTCGCTTCCGGGGCGGCGGTCGCGTGGGCGTGGACCGTCCCGGCGGGGGCACACGTCCGAGCGACGTTCCTCGGCTTCGAGGCCGTCCTGCTCAACGTCGACGAGTTCTCGCGGCTGATGGGGCTGATATTCGCGATTATCGGCGTCGTCGCGGTCCTGTACTCGTACGCGAGCGAGGCCGAGAGCGTCCAGACCGCGTTCGCGTTCTCGTACGTCGCGACGAGCTTCGGCGCGGTGTTCGCCGGCGACTGGCTCACGCTACTGTTCTTCTGGGAGCTGATGGCCGTCACCAGCACGCTGCTCGTCTGGCACTACCGGGGCGAAGCGGTGCGGGCCGGCTTCCGGTACGCGCTGCTCCACGGCCTCGGCGGGACGCTGTTGATGGCCGCGGTCCTCGGCAACTACGTCGCGAAGGACACCTTCCTGTTCGAGAGCGTGCCGGGCGGCCCGGAGACCGCCGGGATCGTCGCGGGGCTGCCGGCCGCGCTCGCCGCGATCGGGATCGGCGTCAACGTCGGATTCATCGGCCTCCACGCGTGGCTACCCGACACCTACCCGCGTCCGCACATCGCCGCGAGCGTCTTCCTCTGCGTATTTACCACGAAGACCGGCGTCTACGGGATGTACAGGGCGTTCCCCGATGGTCACCTCGCGATCGCGTACATGGGCGGCGGGATGGCCGTCTTCGGCGCGACGTTCGCGCTGTTCCAGAACGACATGCGGCGGCTGCTCTCGTACCACATCCAGTCGCAGGTCGGCTACATGATCGCCGGCGTCGGGATCGGAACGGCGCTGTCGCAGGCCGGCGCCTTCGCCCACGTGTTCAACCACATCCTCTACAAGGGGCTCCTGTTTATGACGGCCGGCGTCGTGATCTACCGGACCGGTGAGGAGAACCTGAAGAAGCTCGGCGGGCTGGCCCGCGAGATGCCGCTGACGGCGGCCGCGTTCACCGTTGCCGCGCTATCGATCGCCGGATTCCCCGGGTTCAACGGGTTCGTGAGCAAGGGTATCGTCATCTCCGCGAGCCACTACGACTTCGCGGGCGGCCCGCTCGCGCTCGGGGGGCGGACGACGCTCGAATGGCTGCTTCTGATCGGCGGGGTCGGAACGTTCATGTCCTTTATCAAGTTCGGCTACTACGCCTTCTTCCACGGGACCTCGGACGCGACCGTGGCGGACGCGAATCGCGGTCAGAGCGTGGCGATGGTGAGCGTCGCCGCGCTCTGCGTGGCCTTCGGCGTCTTCGACGGCGCGCTGTTCTCCATCCTCCCGTTCGACGTAACCACGGACGCGGTCGTCTCCCACGAGTACGTCACCTACACGACCGACCACGTCGTCGAGGGAGTGGCGCTCGCCGTCCTCGGGCTGATCGGGTTCGCCGTGACGAAGAAGCCGCTCTCGAAGCTCGGACGCGTGCCGGACGTCGACTCGCTGTACAACCCAGCGGTGTTCTACGGGACCCGCGCGCTCGTCGTCGCGGTCACCGAGCTGTACGCCGCGGTCGACCGCGCCGTGGTCGAGCTTACCCGAGTGACGATGGGGACCGCCACAGACCCGCAGGCCGCGGTCCAGCGGGCCGGCTCCGACGTCGATATCAGGTTCGGAATCGGCCGGAGCGTGCTCGTGCTGGCGGTGGTCACTGCCGTCGGGCTCCTCGTGCTGTTCGCCGTGTGA
- a CDS encoding Glu/Leu/Phe/Val dehydrogenase, producing the protein MSSEANPFESLREQVDDAAAVVDADPGVIERLKNPERVLETNLTFERDDGSLETVRAYRSQFNGDRGPYKGGIRYHPGVTRDEVKALSGWMAYKCAVVDIPYGGGKGGIAIDPTDYSASELERITRAFATELRPLIGEDRDIPAPDVNTGQREMNWIKDTYETLENTTAPGVITGKAVDSGGSEGRVRATGRSVALSVREAFDWLGRDVAGATVAVQGYGNAGSVAAALIDDLDADVVAVSDSSGGIHNPDGLDPRDVKAHKSETGSVIGYPGAEEITNEELLTLDIDCLVPAALENAVDGDLAADVRADLIVEAANGPLTPDADDVLAERDIYVVPDILANAGGVTVSYFEWVQNRQRFGWTEERVNEELERVITDAFDTLAETYESNEVHRLRTAAYVVGIGRIVDAYDQAGSWP; encoded by the coding sequence ATGTCTTCGGAGGCGAACCCGTTCGAGAGTCTACGAGAGCAGGTGGACGACGCCGCGGCGGTCGTCGACGCCGATCCGGGCGTTATCGAGCGCCTGAAGAACCCGGAACGGGTGTTAGAAACGAACCTGACGTTCGAACGCGACGACGGCTCGTTGGAGACCGTCCGCGCGTACCGCTCGCAGTTCAACGGCGACCGCGGTCCCTACAAGGGCGGAATCCGCTATCATCCGGGCGTCACTCGCGACGAGGTGAAGGCGCTGTCCGGCTGGATGGCGTACAAGTGCGCCGTCGTCGACATCCCGTACGGCGGCGGCAAGGGCGGGATCGCGATCGACCCGACGGACTACTCCGCGAGCGAGTTGGAGCGCATCACCCGCGCGTTCGCGACCGAGCTGCGGCCACTGATCGGGGAGGACCGCGACATCCCCGCGCCGGACGTCAACACCGGACAGCGGGAGATGAACTGGATCAAAGACACCTACGAGACCTTAGAGAACACCACCGCACCCGGGGTCATCACGGGGAAGGCGGTCGACTCCGGCGGCAGCGAGGGGCGTGTCAGGGCGACCGGGCGCTCGGTGGCGCTGTCCGTGCGTGAGGCGTTCGACTGGCTCGGCCGCGACGTCGCGGGCGCCACCGTCGCGGTACAGGGGTACGGCAACGCCGGGTCGGTCGCGGCGGCGCTGATCGACGACCTCGACGCCGACGTGGTCGCCGTCTCGGACTCCTCCGGCGGCATCCACAATCCCGACGGACTCGACCCCCGCGACGTGAAGGCCCACAAGTCCGAGACCGGCTCGGTGATCGGCTACCCCGGCGCGGAGGAGATCACGAACGAGGAGCTGCTCACGCTCGACATCGACTGCCTCGTCCCGGCCGCGCTGGAGAACGCGGTCGACGGCGACCTCGCCGCCGACGTGCGTGCGGACCTGATCGTCGAGGCGGCCAACGGGCCGCTGACGCCCGACGCCGACGACGTGCTGGCCGAGCGCGACATCTACGTCGTCCCCGATATCCTCGCGAACGCGGGCGGCGTCACCGTCTCCTACTTCGAGTGGGTCCAGAATCGACAGCGGTTCGGTTGGACCGAGGAGCGCGTCAACGAGGAACTGGAGCGCGTGATCACGGACGCGTTCGACACCTTGGCCGAGACCTACGAGTCGAACGAGGTTCACAGGCTCCGAACCGCCGCGTACGTCGTCGGTATCGGCCGGATCGTGGACGCGTACGATCAGGCCGGTAGCTGGCCGTAG
- a CDS encoding Lrp/AsnC family transcriptional regulator, which produces MSASEIESELSADERGGLELIRETGGIHQSDFWKELDVSSRKGSRIAEALEESGVIRREGTVYDGHNTYYLEPAPRDLDFSLLMAGDMLSPFIGEEEVDAQADAFSQWMMNLAYEEY; this is translated from the coding sequence ATGAGCGCGTCCGAAATCGAGTCCGAGCTGTCGGCGGACGAGCGCGGCGGTCTCGAACTCATCCGCGAGACCGGCGGGATCCACCAGAGCGACTTCTGGAAGGAACTCGACGTCTCCTCGCGGAAGGGGAGCCGCATCGCCGAGGCCTTAGAGGAGTCCGGAGTCATCCGGCGCGAGGGCACCGTCTACGACGGCCACAACACCTACTACTTGGAGCCGGCGCCGCGCGACCTGGACTTCTCGCTACTGATGGCCGGCGACATGCTCTCGCCGTTCATCGGCGAGGAGGAGGTCGACGCGCAGGCCGACGCCTTCTCGCAGTGGATGATGAACCTCGCGTACGAGGAGTACTGA
- a CDS encoding MaoC family dehydratase, whose translation MTGRYYEEFTVGEPIDHAKRRTISESDNQRFCDMTMNQQPLHLDAEFAGETEFGERLVNGLYTLSLAVGISIPETTDGTIVANLSYDGVEHPNPVYHGDTIRARSTVTDKRETSDGERGVVTMRVETFKLVDGDDDVLVCEFERTVLSEKRPADGDESAD comes from the coding sequence ATGACCGGACGCTACTACGAGGAGTTCACGGTCGGGGAGCCGATCGACCACGCGAAGCGACGGACGATAAGCGAGTCCGACAACCAGCGCTTCTGCGACATGACGATGAACCAGCAGCCGCTCCACCTCGACGCGGAGTTCGCCGGGGAGACGGAGTTCGGTGAACGCCTGGTGAACGGGCTGTACACATTGTCGCTCGCGGTCGGGATCTCCATCCCGGAGACGACCGACGGGACCATCGTCGCGAACCTCTCGTACGACGGCGTCGAACACCCGAACCCGGTGTACCACGGCGACACGATCCGGGCGCGGTCGACCGTCACCGACAAGCGGGAGACGAGCGACGGCGAGCGCGGCGTCGTCACCATGCGCGTGGAGACGTTCAAGCTCGTCGACGGCGACGACGACGTCCTCGTCTGCGAGTTCGAGCGAACGGTGCTCTCCGAGAAGCGCCCGGCGGACGGCGACGAGTCGGCCGACTGA
- a CDS encoding glucose 1-dehydrogenase, which yields MNAIAVYEDADEPVVTEKPRPEPAPGEALVRTLRVGVDGTDHEVIAGGHGGTPAGDDHLVLGHEAVGVVEDPNDTPFEAGDVVVPTVRRPPNGANEYFARGEPDMAPDGEYHERGIVGAHGFMAEYFTSPAEFLVEIPPELAEWGFLVEPVSIAEKAIEHAYASRSAFHWDPESAFVLGNGSLGLLAVATLDEEFDRIYCLGRRERPDPTIDIIESLGATYVNSNETPVPEVPEAYEPMDLAFEATGYAPHAFETIEALAPNGVGALLGVPGDWEFEIEGGRLHRELVLHNKALVGSVNSGYEHFESAIDSISEFSDAFLDDLVTGVHGLDEFEAAFADDDTTIKTAVEFAAYEER from the coding sequence ATGAACGCCATCGCCGTGTACGAGGACGCAGACGAACCGGTCGTGACGGAGAAGCCGCGACCGGAGCCCGCACCCGGGGAGGCGCTGGTCCGAACGCTCCGAGTCGGCGTCGACGGGACCGATCACGAGGTCATCGCCGGCGGACACGGGGGAACGCCCGCGGGCGATGACCACCTCGTGCTGGGCCACGAGGCGGTCGGCGTGGTCGAGGACCCGAACGACACGCCGTTCGAGGCCGGCGACGTCGTCGTCCCGACGGTGCGACGCCCTCCCAACGGCGCCAACGAGTATTTCGCGCGCGGCGAACCCGACATGGCGCCGGACGGCGAGTACCACGAGCGCGGGATCGTCGGTGCGCACGGCTTCATGGCGGAGTACTTTACCAGCCCTGCGGAGTTCCTCGTCGAGATCCCGCCGGAACTCGCGGAGTGGGGCTTCCTCGTCGAGCCGGTCTCGATCGCGGAGAAGGCGATTGAGCACGCGTACGCCAGCCGGTCGGCGTTCCACTGGGACCCCGAGTCCGCGTTCGTGCTCGGAAACGGCTCGCTGGGGCTGCTCGCGGTCGCGACCCTCGACGAGGAGTTCGACCGGATCTACTGTCTCGGGCGGCGCGAGCGTCCCGACCCGACGATCGACATCATCGAGTCGCTGGGGGCGACGTACGTGAACTCGAACGAGACGCCGGTCCCCGAGGTCCCCGAGGCGTACGAGCCGATGGACCTCGCCTTCGAGGCGACCGGCTACGCGCCCCACGCCTTCGAGACGATAGAGGCGCTCGCGCCCAACGGCGTCGGCGCGCTCCTCGGCGTCCCGGGCGACTGGGAGTTCGAGATCGAGGGCGGCCGGCTCCACCGCGAACTCGTCCTCCACAACAAGGCGCTCGTCGGCAGCGTCAACTCCGGCTACGAGCACTTCGAGTCCGCGATCGATTCGATATCGGAGTTCTCAGACGCGTTCCTCGACGATCTGGTGACCGGCGTCCACGGGCTGGACGAGTTCGAGGCCGCGTTCGCGGATGACGACACGACTATTAAAACGGCGGTCGAATTCGCCGCGTATGAAGAACGTTGA
- the gfcR gene encoding transcriptional regulator GfcR has translation MKNVDDLIDSAAELAEHGLSKGEIADELNVSRETASWLVERGGGSDVADAASGTTASADIHVDWSALGRDSTRLGYAASAMADLLAKQGEEVDLTVGIEKAGAPLATAVADRLDTDLGTYAPAKHQWNEGDIDEQGGGFSRNFAAIRNRDCYVVDDIITSGTTMRESIDAIREQGGEPVACVVLVDKRGYDDIDGVPVYSLVDVVRVDREE, from the coding sequence ATGAAGAACGTTGACGACCTGATAGACAGTGCCGCCGAGCTCGCGGAACACGGTCTCTCGAAGGGAGAGATCGCCGACGAACTGAACGTCTCCCGGGAGACCGCGAGCTGGCTCGTTGAGCGCGGCGGCGGCTCCGATGTCGCCGACGCGGCCTCGGGGACGACCGCGTCCGCCGACATCCACGTCGACTGGTCGGCCCTCGGCCGCGACTCCACCCGGCTCGGCTACGCGGCGAGCGCGATGGCGGACCTCCTGGCGAAGCAGGGCGAAGAGGTCGATCTCACCGTCGGTATCGAGAAGGCCGGCGCGCCGCTCGCGACCGCGGTCGCGGACCGGCTCGACACCGATCTGGGCACGTACGCCCCCGCGAAACATCAGTGGAACGAGGGCGATATCGACGAGCAGGGAGGCGGCTTCTCGCGGAACTTCGCGGCCATCCGGAACCGCGACTGCTACGTCGTCGACGACATCATCACCTCGGGGACGACGATGCGGGAGTCGATCGACGCGATCCGCGAACAGGGCGGCGAGCCCGTCGCGTGCGTCGTGTTAGTCGACAAGAGGGGGTACGACGACATCGACGGGGTACCGGTGTACTCGCTCGTCGATGTCGTCCGCGTCGACCGCGAGGAATAG
- a CDS encoding glutaredoxin, whose translation MTFSPETDADSEEIEQRVETVLADSDVVLFMKGNRLMPQCGYSKRAVELLSQHVEEFETVDVLPALPQYREALESHSGWETIPQTFVDGEFVGGSDVLSELDERGELAAELGAE comes from the coding sequence ATGACGTTCAGCCCCGAAACCGACGCCGACTCCGAGGAGATCGAACAGCGCGTCGAGACGGTCCTCGCCGACAGCGACGTCGTGCTTTTCATGAAGGGGAACCGCCTGATGCCGCAGTGCGGCTACTCGAAGCGCGCCGTCGAGCTACTCTCACAGCACGTTGAGGAGTTCGAGACGGTCGACGTGCTGCCCGCGCTGCCGCAGTACCGCGAGGCGCTGGAGTCGCACAGCGGCTGGGAGACGATCCCGCAGACGTTCGTTGACGGCGAGTTCGTCGGCGGGAGCGACGTGCTCTCCGAACTCGACGAGCGCGGCGAGCTCGCCGCCGAGCTGGGCGCCGAGTGA